GTTGGTAATTTAATTGTTTCGCTAAGGCAAATACCTTCTTTTTGGTGTCAGCACTAATCTCATAACTGTCCCTCAATGCACGTGATACTGTAGAAATGGATAAATTTAACTCCTTGGCCAGTTGTTTGATATTAACTTTACTCATGATTTGAATCCACCTATTAATATAAAACTATTAGTTGGAACTACCAATTACCATTCCCTCTTTTCACGGAAACGTTTCCGTAAATAAATCCGCGAATTTACAAAAAGCCTGATTCTTTTTTATAACATTACACCTGCGCGTTAATGTTGTCCACGTTACAAGCAAACCAAAATACAAAGAACAAATGCCTGCAGTAAGCTGACCATGCCTGTTTAACATACAGTAAAATCACATACCCACTATCCTTTTCCGGCCGGAGAGGATGGTTCTTCGTGTGTTCTGATCTATACGAGCTATGTGCAATCTGCACAGAGATGGAAATTCCTGTGCCTGCTCATCCCTGATTTTTAATTATGAATTATTACGTTATGGAAAATTTAAGAAAGCGGAAAAGAGCCCTCTTCAGCCTGCGGCGCCTCTTTGGGGTTATTTTCTGTCTGTTGTACCTACCCGTCCTGGGCACTCCGGTCAACAACAATGAGATCATTACCATTACAGGAACTGTTACTGCATCTGATGGCACTGCCCTTCCCGGCGTGGTGGTACAGCTGAAAGGCAGCGGCACCAATGCCATTACCGGCAAGAATGGTCATTTCTCCATTAAGGCTGATAAGGATGCCATACTGATCTTTACACATCCTGAATATGCCAGGCGGGAAGAATCGCTCACAGGCCGCACTAAATTATACGTGGTGTTGAACAGCGGCACGGACAAAAACAAAGACAGTGTGTATATCAATACTGTCTATAATGGCCGCCAGCTGAAGCACAACGTAACAGGTGCCTATTCACAGATCTATGGGCAACCCATAGAAAACAACCCGGTGATCAATAACGACAACAGGATGCAAGGCCTGCTGCCGGGTCTTTTTGTGATGCAGAATAATGGAGAGCCGGGAGATGAAGGCGCCTCCCTGCTGGTTCGCGGCAAACGCACTTTCAGGAGTAATTCCCCGATTGTTCTGGTAGATGGATATGAAAGAGGCATGGACTTCCTGGACCCGAATGAAATAGCCACCATCACTGTGTTGAAAGATGCTGCGGCTACGGCACAGTATGGCTTACGCGGTGGCAATGGCATTATCCTCGTTACCACTAAACGCGGGGAAGAGGGTAAGATCAGAGTGTCCCTCAATGCCAGGGCCGGTATCAAAGCCCCTACCACCGAACCGAAATTCCTCAACTCCTTCCAGTACGCAACACTTTATAATGAAGCGCTGACCAATGATGGGGCTGTACCAAAATACAATGCGGCAGACCTTGCCAAATATGAGAAAGCCTCCCAGGGGATTTATGAAAATGAACTGGACCGCTATCTCTACCCTGATATCAACTGGTACGATCAATACATGAATCCATCCACTGTACAGCAACGCTACAGTTTAAATATTGAAGGTGGTTCCAAAGTGGCGAAATACTTTATCTCCGCCGGATATACAGATAACTCCGGTTCCTATAAAGTGGATAAAAACGCCAACACGTATAACACCAATGCAGATTTCAATATGATCACGCTGCGCTCCAATGTGGACATTACCGTGAACAAACGGTTCTCCCTCTCACTGGACATCGCCGGCAGGCAGGAACAACGTACCTATCCCGGCTCAAGAACAGATGCAGCCCTCCGCGTATTCCGCGCCTTATACAAAACACCCCCCAATGCTTTCCCCGTATTTACACCCGGTGGCCAGTTGGGAGGCACCAAAGACTATAAAGACAATCCATACGGTTTACTCAACAAACAGGGATATTCCCTTTATTATGTGCGCAGCATGTTTGCCACTTTAAGGGCAAAACATGATCTTGATTTTATCACACCCGGCCTCTCCCTGAGGGCCAATGTGGCTTTTGACAGCTGGTACGATCAGAACACCAACCGCAGCAAAAGCTTCAAAGTATATGATCTGCGCCAGCCTAACGGCACTGTGGAGTATCTGCCTAATGGTAATATCAAATATGTTGAAACCGGATCCGATTCACAAATGTCGTCCGGCATAGATTATCCCGGCACCCAGCGTGTCTTTAATACAGATGCCTCTTTGAACTATGACAAGGAGTTCGGACGCCATGCCGTTTCTGCTTATGTAGCCGTTGCACAGCGGATTATGTCAGATGAGAACGATGGGAACGTTCCCAGGGCATATCTTGGCTCAAACGGAAAAGTTTCCTACAGTTATAATAAACGTTACCTGGCGGAATTCAATTTCGGTTACCAGGGTTCTGAGCAGTTCCTGGCTACTCATAAATTCGGCTTCTTCCCCGCTGCTTCATTGGGCTGGGTATTGTCCGAAGAGAATTTCCTGAAGGATAATAAGTGGGTGAATTTCCTGAAACTCAGGGGTTCCTACGGTATCACCGGTAATGATGATGTAGGCGGATATTTCCTCTGGTATCAGAAATATGCATCTTCCGGCGGCGTGAACTTTGGTTATACTTCTATCTCCTACCCCGGTTGGAACGAAAATGCATTTGCGCTGAATAATGTTACCTGGGAGAGAGTGAAGAAAACAAACATAGGAATAGACGCTGTGCTGGTAAAGAACAAAGTGAACCTCACATTCGATTATTTCCATGAGCGCAACCAGGATATCATGATCCAGCCCGCGCTGCCCAATATCATGGGTATCCGCTTCCCGGACTTCCCCATCGGTATCATAGAGAACAAAGGTTTTGATGCCTCCCTGGGATATACTGACAGGATAGGCGACCTGGAATTCTCTATCAATGGTATGATCTCCAAAGCAAATAACAAAGTAATAGACAGAGGAGAAGAAACACAACGTTTCGCTTACCAGGCCCGCACCGGCAGGCCGCTGGATGCCATCTTCGGATTACAGGCCCTGGGTCTTTTCCGTGATCAGACAGAGATCGATGCAAGCCCAACACAAACATTCGGCGTAGTAAAACCCGGAGACATCAAATATAAAGACCAGAATGGCGATAACCAGATAGATGCTTATGATGAAGTATACCTTGGGCAGAGCAATATGCCTGATCTGCAATATGGCGCCGGCCTGGGATTGAAATACAAAGGCTTTGACATGAATGTACTGTTCACCGGGCAACGGGGCACACAGCAAAACCTGACAGGAGAAGCCATCTGGGAATTCCACGACAATGGTACCGTACGTGAGCATCACCTGGGGAGATTTAATCCCAATGATCCTGCCAGCTGGGAGAATGCCAGCTATCCGCGTTTATCACTTTCCAATAAGGCCAATAACCAGCGCACTTCCACTTACTGGTTAATCAATGGCGCAATGGTAAGACTGAAGTCCATGGAACTCGGTTATACCCTGCCGGTAAGTCTTACCTCCAGGATGAGGATCGAAAAGATCCGCTTCTATGTGAACGGTTATAATCTGCTCACCTGGTCGTCCACAGATCTGATGGACACAGAAGCGCGTTCAAGCCATTATGTGATATACCCGATCCAGCGCATTATTAATGGCGGCTTAAACGTAACATTCTAAACTCATTATCATGAAGAAGTCCACTTTAATATTTTCAATAGCTGCCTTGTCAGCCGGGGTAATATTCAGTTGCAAACGCCCTTTGTATGTGGTGCCTGTAGAGTTTAAATCGGCAGAAGATGTATTCTCCGATTCCGCACGCGCTGAATACTTTATCAACAACGCTTATACAGACATGCCGGCGGAAGTATCCGCCAGTTACAACTGGCTGGATGGTAATGCCATGCTGGCATCTGCTTCAGATGAAGCGATGCATATCTCTACTAATAAAACCACACCCTCTGCCGCGCAACGGATGAGTGCCGGTAACTGGAACCCTTCCAATATGCGGTATTACCGCGCCAGTGATGGAGCCGGAGAAATAGGCTCCTGGCTGAAATGGGGAGGTTATCATGGCAACCGTAAAGCCAATACTGCTTTGAAAAATGCACACCTGCTTCCCAGTACTACAAGTGAAAGGTTCAGGAACAGGTTCAAAGGGGAAGCACTGATGATCAGGGCATTTCAACATTGGTTCATGTTTCAGAAATGGGGTGGCATTCCTATTGTAGATAAATCTTTTGAAGCATCTGATGATGTACTGGTGCCTAGGAGTTCCGTAAAGTCTGTGATAGACTTCATCGTCAATTCCTGTGATGAAGCCAGTGCTCTCTTTCCTAATGACCCATATACAGAACCCAATGAAGTAGGCCGTATAGACCGCGGTACCTGCATGGCGCTGAAAGCAAAAGCATTACTGTATGCCGCCAGCCCATTGTATAACCGGGCAGGTAACGACAGCCTCACTTCTTATGGAAATGTTGATATCACCCGCTGGGAGCTTGCTGCCAAAGCAGCGCAGGATGTGGTTGATCTCAACTGGTACCAGTTGTACAAACCTACTGCAAACGGCCAGCAGAACTACCAGACGTTGTTTACTGCATGGGGTGCAGGCACAGGTAACAAAGAACTTATTTTTGCCCGTTTAAGAACGCCTAACAGGGATACGGAAAACGATAACTTCCCTGCAGGTTTCACCAATGCAAAAGGCGGCACCTGTCCTTCACAGGACCTGGTGGATGCCTATGAAATGGATAACGGTACTGTTTTCAGCTGGGCAAATGCCGCACAGGCAAAAGACCCTTATCTGAAAAGAGACCCCCGTTTCTATGCCAGCATTATCTACAACGGCGCTAAATATGCCAAGTTCGCCAACAAAACCAATTACACCTTCTCCACTTATGACGGTGGCGAAAATGCAACAGGACTGGCAAAAAGTGAAACTTCCTATTACCTGAATAAGTTCATGGACTATGCCAACGTAAACCCGGCAGGGGCTACAGGTTCTGCTTACCATAACTGGATGTACCTCCGTTATGCGGAAGTATTGCTGAACCTTGCCGAAGCAGGCAATGAAGCTGGCGGGCCAGGTTATTCAGCACCCGGAGCTACCAATCCGCTAACACCCGTGGCAGCATTAGACCTTATCAGAGCACGTGCAGGCATGCCCACTGTACAAGCTTCCTTTACCAACAGGGGCCTGCCTTTAAACCAAGAAAACCTGCGCGAATTTATCCGCAATGAAAGACGTATAGAACTGGCCTTTGAAGATCACCGGTATTATGATGTGCGCAGATGGATGATCATTGAGCAATTACCAAAATTCATCAAAGGCTGCCAGATCATCAGGGCTGCTAATGGCACGTTCACTTACAAGCCGGATATAGTAGTGGAAAACAAAGTGTTTGAAATCAAACATTACTTCTTCCCTATCCCGCAAACAGAAGTGAACCGGAACCCTAACATGAAACAAAATCCGGGCTGGTAAGCATACAGTTCTTACAATTAAAATTCAGAAGGATGAAAAAAATATTATTGATCGCCTTACTTCTTTTCATATCCCTGCCGCAGTTATGGGCACAGGGAAAAGTGATCACCGGCAAGGTGATAGATAGTGATGGCGAAATACTGATAGGTGCCAACGTGATGGAAAAAGGCACCACTAACCGGGCCATCACAGATCCCAAAGGAGAATTTAAACTGACGCTTACCAGTGCCAGTCCTGTGCTGCAGATCTCCTATGTAGGATATGTAACGCAGGAACTGCCTATCAAAGGTCAGGCAATCGTTCACATCACTTTAAACGCAGACGCTACCAAACTGGGAGAGGCTGTAGTAGTTGGTTACGGCACACAGAAGAAAGCCAGCGTGGTAGGAGCTATTTCACAGGTGAAAGCGGAAGAGCTGCAACAATCTTCCACACCTAACCTTTCCAATGCCATCGCCGGCCGTGTGTCTGGTGTGGTGACTATTATGGGGAACGGTAAACCCGGCAGTGATAATGCAGAGATCTTTATCCGCGGTATGGCTACCACCAATACCACTGCACCGCTTGTACTGGTAGATGGCCTGGAGCGGGAATGGCGCCAGATAGATCCGATAGACATTGAAACATTCTCTGTGCTGAAAGATGCATCTGCCACCGCAGTATATGGTGTAAGGGGTGCAAACGGCGTTATCCTCATTACCACTAAACGCGGTACAAAAGGAAGACCGGTGTTGAGCATCTCTACACAGGCTGCTGCGCAACAGTCCATCCGCACGCCCAAATACCTGGACTCTTACAACTTTGCCTTACTGACCAATGAAGCATTGACCAATGAAGGCAAACCGGCAGAATATTCTGCCAGCGACCTGGAACATTACCGGCTGAACAATTCACCCTACACACATCCGAACAATGATTATTATAACGACTTTGTAAGGGATGCTTCCTGGCAGCAAATGACGAATGTGAATGTAAGAGGAGGAAATGAAGTACTGGCTTATTTTATATCTGCCAACCACCTGCACCAGGAAGGGATCTATAAACAATTCCCCAATACACAATATAACACCAACACCAATTATGAGCGTTTCAGTTTCCGCTCCAACCTGGACTTTACAGTAAACCCCACCCTGAAGATCGGTGTGGACCTTACCGGCAGGTTTGAAGTAAGAAAACGGCCCAACTTTGGAGATGATAACGGAGAGGACCTGTTTGATAAACTCCGCAGGCTGCCGCCCAACTGGGCGCCATACCTCAATCCGGATGGTTCTTTAGGAGGCCGTTCTGATGAATCGCGTCTCTCTCCTTTCGCCCTGCTTTCTCAGTACGGGAACCGTGAAAGGAATACCAATGTACTGGAAGGTGCATTCACCATCAAACAGGACCTGGGCAAGATCCTGAAAGGATTGTCATTCCGCTCGCTCATTGGTTTTAACAGCAGCTACCAAAGCCGCCGTGATATTGTAGAGAAAGCTGCATTGTGGGAATACAACCGCTTTGGCAGTTACATTCCCAACAGAGCTGCTACTGAAATCTCTATATCAACCGGCAAAGGTCCCGGCAGGAGAAGAGAATCTTTTGAAGGCGCCCTGAACTACAACCGCACTTTTGGTGACCATGCCGTTACCGCTATGGTACTCTATCAGCAGAGTCAATATTTTGATGAAGCCAAAGTACCAACCGGGTATTTAGGCTGGGTAGGCCGTGCTACGTATGCATACAAGAACAAGTATTTATTTGAAGTGAATGCCGGGTACAATGGTTCCAAACAATTTGATCCCAGCAGGCGTTATGGATTTTTCCCCGCTGTATCAGCAGGTTGGGTACCATCAGAAGAACGCTTCTGGAAGGACAATATCCACTTCATGAATTACCTGAAAATAAGAGGTTCTTATGGAGAGATCGGGAACGACCAGATCGGGAACTTCAACTATCTGTATGAGCAGCGTTATCTCTACGTACCGGATTCAGATGGCTGGAAATATGTATGGGGTGAAAATGCTTTCGGTGAACGCGGTATTGTTGAAGGGCAACCAGGCAACGCCAATGTAACCTGGGAAAGAGCCAAGAAATCAAATATTGGTTTCGATGCAAAAATGCTGGACAGCAAAATATCTGTTACGGTAGACCTGTTCCACGAAAACCGCAGAGATATCCTGGCAATCCCCTATTCTGTTCCCCTCTTATTTGGCATGAACAATCCCCAGGGAACTGTCAGAACAGACGGGCAGGGCCTTCCTCCTGAAAACATCGGCAGGGTTACCAATAAAGGGATAGATATGGAACTGGGCTATAGTGATAAGATCGGCACCTTCGGTTATTTCATCAAAGGTAATTTCACTTACTCCCGCAACGTAATTGACAGGATAGATGAAGAAGGTAAAAAATACGACTGGCAAAAAATAGAAGGAAAACAGATCGGTCAGCACTTTGGCCTTACAGATATGGGCCTGTATTCCAGGAACGATTTTCAACTCGATGGAAATGGTGAACTGTTACTGGAAGGCGGATTCCCTGTGTTGAAAAAAGACATAGCTCTTCCCTCCTATGGTGTGGTATATCCCGGAGATATCCGGTATAAAGACCTCAATGGTGATGGCATCATAGACAGTTATGATGTAGGCGCTATCGGTAAAGGCAGAGTACCCCAATACATCTATGGTATCTCCTTCGGCGCTAACTACGCCAACTTTGATATCAGTGTATTGTTCCAGGGCGCAGGCGGAGCAGATATGTATTTTAAAGAAGATGCAGTATGGGAATTCTTTGCACTGGGTAAAGTAATGGAGCATCACCTGGGCAGGTATAATCCCAACGATCCTTCTTCATGGGATAAAGCAACTTACCCAAGGCTGCACCCCAGCGAGAATACCAATAATCACCAGAAATCTACTTATTGGTTATACTCCCGCAACTACATCCGTTTAAAGAATGTGGAAATAGGATACAACCTGCCCAAATCATTGCTCTCCAGGGCGAGGTTTTCCAGCGCACGGTTATTCGTCAATGGCACCAACCTCATCTCATGGGACAAGATGATGAACTGGGATCCTGAATCCGGTAGTGAAACAGGTAATTCCTATCCGCAATTCAGAACATGGAACCTGGGTGCAAGAATTTCCCTGTAATGCTTTATTAAAACGAACGATCATGCAACAACTAAAATATATACTCACCATTATTTCATTTTGCGCAGTATTCACTTCCTGCACAAAAGACGGTGCAGGCCTGCTGGATAAAGCAGAATCAGGCGACCTGAATGAGGAAAGGGTATTTACCAATGCAAAATACACCAAGGAATTCCTCACGGATATTTACCGCCGTATCCCTTATGGCTGGGACGACAACGTTTATCTTGACGCTTCTACGGATGATGGGGAAGCGCGCCCCTGGTGGGGATGGGTGAACAACATCCACGTTGGCGCCTACAATCCTACCAGCATGCCAAATAAATTCAAACGCTGGGCAGATTACTATGCTGCTATCAGGGCATGTAATCTCTTCCTCAGTAAAATTGATGGTGCACCTATAGATGCAGAACAATACATGAACTCTGAAGAAGTAAAAGAGCGCATGAAATACGAAGCAGTTTGCCTGCGTGCTTATTACTATACAGAACTGGTCCGCTGGTACGGTGCTGTTCCCATCATCACCAAAGTGCTTACGCGCGATTCTCCGGAACTCTATTCCAAACGCGCCAGCCTTGCTGAAATGCAGGAGTTCATCATCAAAGATTGTGATTCCGCTGCAGCCCATTTGCCTGCAAGGCAAACAGGTGTAGACTACATGCGTGTTACCAGTGGTGTGGCCAAAGCCATTAAAGCACGTTTGCTGCTACACCTGGCAAGCCCGCTGTTTAACAGTACCACAGCTGGCCCTGCCAGTCCATGGTCCTGGGGAAATTATGATGCCAACCGCTGGAAGGATGCCGCAAATGCAGCAAAGGCCGTGATGGACCATAAAGATGAATTAGGCGCACCTGTTTACAGCCTGGTTGTAAAAACAGAAGCTGCCAATTATTTCGGGGCAAAGGTTACCTATCCCGGCTCTCTTAAAGCCATGGGTTGGTTCAATGTATTCATTACAAGGGTGAATACAGAAATGATGCTGGCTTATGGTAAAAAAGGAACTACCAATGAATTGGATAAGTGGCAACTACCCGGCGCTATGCAAAAAGCCGGTGACGCCTCTTATACCCTGCCTACTTATAACTATGCCGCCTGTTTTGAAACCAAAGACGGCAGACCCGTTTATGTAACTGATGAATACGGCGTACCTGTAATAGATGCCAATGGACAGTTCACCGTAAACTCTGCTTCCGGTTTCGATCCGCAGAAGCCTTACCTCAACAGGGATTCCCGGTTCTACCATTCCATCTGGTATAACGGCTCCATGTTTGGCGGCACCACCTTTAATCCATGGCGCGGTGAGGATGGTACCTTCGGACCTGAATTCCTCAGCGGTTATGCACATACCGGCCTCTTCCTCCGTAAGTTTATGGACCCCAAGAACATTTCCCTCAGTAATGGTGTAACCGGGCAAACCAATCACAACTTCCCTTTATACCGCTATGTGGAAATGCTGTTAAACTATGCAGAAGCCCTCAATGAGTTCCTGCCTGACGGGGCAGCCCGCGTGGAAGTGATCCAGACCCTGGACCAGATCAGGCTCCGGGCAGATATGCCGAATGTGAACACCACCTTTACCACCAATGGCTGGAATGTGAACGATCAGAAACAAATGCGCAAATTCATCCGTAACGAACGCCGGATAGAACTCGCCTTTGAAGAACACCGTTTCTTTGATATCCGCCGCTGGCTGATCGGTGAACAAACACAAAAGGTGGTATATGAACACGATATCTTCAAAAAACTGGATGGTTCCTTTGTGTACACTATTAAGGTTTGGGAAAGAAGGGTATTCCAACCCAAACACAACCTGTTGCCTTTACCGCAGTCAGAAGTGAACAACAATCCTAATATGCAGCAAAACCCGGGTTGGTAAAATTAAATTGTATTGATCATGAAAAAAGTATTTGTAATTTTCATACTGGCACTCACCGCTTTCAGCAGTTGTAAAAAGGATGACTTTTATGCGAAGTTTGTTCCTGAAGTGTTGTTCTACGAAAAAGATAAAGTGGAGAACGCGGATTTTGTTTCCACCACACTGCCCGCCGGCACCACAGAATGGACCGTAAAAGCAAGGGTGAGCGCTCCCATGAAGCTGAAGGAAATAAAACTGTATAAAGGGCAGGACCTCCTGGAAACTTATAAGGACTTTCAGCTAACACCCACTGTATTCAACGTGCAGCGGGTGGTAACAGGTATCACGGCAGAAACCACCATGAAGATAGTGGCGGTGGATGCAGATAATAAAAGCACTACCAGAACTTTTATCATTAAAGTAAACTAATCACATGAAAAAGCCGCTTTGCTTAATAGTGAGCTGTACATTACTTTCCCTTGCAGGATTTTCGCAGGAGAACACGCTCACGGCAAAAGAGAAAAAACAAGGCTGGACGCTGCTTTTTGATGGCACCAGCACGAATGGATTTACAACACCCGGCGGTAAACCCGTTCCGGCAGGATGGCAGGTGAAAGATGGCAGCATCACTGCCATTAAAGGCGGCAAAGGCGGCGATATTATCACCACCGGTGAGTACAGCGACTTTGAGTTGTCCGTGGATTATAACATTGAACCCGGCTGCAACAGCGGCGTGAAGTACTTCTTTACCAAGTATGAAAAGGGTGGCAACCTGGGCATGGAATTCCAGATCCTGGATGATGCACTGGCAGAAGATAATAAGCTGGAAAATCACCGCGTAGGTTCTTTTTATGATGTAATGCCTGTGACTGCATCTGATAAAAAAATAAACCCGCCCGGACAATGGAACACCATCCGCATTGTATCTAAAAAAGGCAAAGTGGAACACTGGCTGAACGGAAAAAAGATCCTTTCCTTCACGCGAGGTGATGCTGCATTTTCAGCCGCGGTGGCCAAAAGCAAATTCAGCAAAGCAGAGCCGGCATTCGGTACCGTGGAAAAAGGTCACATCCTGTTACAGGAACATGGCGGACAGGTATCTTTCAGAAACATTAAGATCTTATCATTAAAATAGCACCATGGAAAAAAGACGCGATTTTATTAAGAAGCTCGCATTAAGTTCCGCAGGTTTCGCCATTGGCAATTCAGCACTTGGTTTTAGTGCAAAGAGTTATAAAAATATCATAGGCGCCAATAACAGGATCAGGGTATCCATTATTGGCGTGAACGGGCGTGGCAATGGCATGGCCGGTGTTTTCGCAAAACAGAAGGATACGGAAATAGCTTCTATCTGTGATGTGGACAGCAGGGCCATTCCCAAAGCCATTAAAACAGTGATGGCCACCGGGCATACCAATACCCCCAAAGGAGAAAAAGATCTCCGCAAGGTATTGGAAGATAAATCCGTTGATGCCATCTACACAGCCACACCGGATCACTGGCATGCACCTTTAACTATTATGGGATGCCAGACAGGCAAACATGTATACGTTGAAAAACCCTTAAGCCACAATCCTCACGAAGGTGAAATGGCGGTTGCAGCAGCGCGGAAATACAACCGCGTAGTGCAAATGGGTGCGCAACGCCGCTCTGCTCCCATCCTTACAAAAGGGATTGAAGAATTGCATAACGGAGTTATCGGAAGAGTATACTTCGCAAAAGCATGGTATACCAATACCCGCAAATCAAACGTACTCAAACCCGCAGAAGTTCCGGATTGGCTGGATTATGATCTTTGGCAGGGACCTGCTCCCCGCACCCCCTACAAGGATGGACTGATCCATTACAACTGGCATTGGTTCTGGCATTGGGGTACAGGCGAAGCCCTCAACAACGGCACACATGAAGTAGATGTGGCACGCTGGGGACTGGGTGTTGATTTCCCTACCCGCGTAAGTTCTGTGGGAGGCCGTTACCAGTTTTCAGATGATTGGGAAACACCGGATACACAGATCGTTACCATGGATTATCCCGGCCGTGTTTCCCTGATGTGGGAGAACAGAAGTTCCAATGGAAGGAAAATTGAAGGACTTGACAGAGGTGTTATTTTCTATGGAGAAAAAGGCAGCCTGGATACCGGCGGAGACAACTACAAAGTATATGATCTCGATGGCAAGCTGATCAAAGAAGGAAAAACCGCCATGAAGGAAAGTGAGTTAGATGGACGTAATACTTCCAGCCCAAGCATTGGCCTTGACAACCTGCATGTAATGGACTTCCTGGATGCAATGAGGAATAACCGCAAGCCTAATTGTGATGTTGAGTCAGGGCATAAGAGTACCGTTGCTATGCAGCTGGGTAATATATCCTGGCGTGTTGGCCGTGATCTGAAAGTAGACCCTAAGAACGGGCATATCATTGGCGATAAGGATGCGGAGAAGTTATG
This DNA window, taken from Chitinophaga niabensis, encodes the following:
- a CDS encoding SusC/RagA family TonB-linked outer membrane protein, whose translation is MENLRKRKRALFSLRRLFGVIFCLLYLPVLGTPVNNNEIITITGTVTASDGTALPGVVVQLKGSGTNAITGKNGHFSIKADKDAILIFTHPEYARREESLTGRTKLYVVLNSGTDKNKDSVYINTVYNGRQLKHNVTGAYSQIYGQPIENNPVINNDNRMQGLLPGLFVMQNNGEPGDEGASLLVRGKRTFRSNSPIVLVDGYERGMDFLDPNEIATITVLKDAAATAQYGLRGGNGIILVTTKRGEEGKIRVSLNARAGIKAPTTEPKFLNSFQYATLYNEALTNDGAVPKYNAADLAKYEKASQGIYENELDRYLYPDINWYDQYMNPSTVQQRYSLNIEGGSKVAKYFISAGYTDNSGSYKVDKNANTYNTNADFNMITLRSNVDITVNKRFSLSLDIAGRQEQRTYPGSRTDAALRVFRALYKTPPNAFPVFTPGGQLGGTKDYKDNPYGLLNKQGYSLYYVRSMFATLRAKHDLDFITPGLSLRANVAFDSWYDQNTNRSKSFKVYDLRQPNGTVEYLPNGNIKYVETGSDSQMSSGIDYPGTQRVFNTDASLNYDKEFGRHAVSAYVAVAQRIMSDENDGNVPRAYLGSNGKVSYSYNKRYLAEFNFGYQGSEQFLATHKFGFFPAASLGWVLSEENFLKDNKWVNFLKLRGSYGITGNDDVGGYFLWYQKYASSGGVNFGYTSISYPGWNENAFALNNVTWERVKKTNIGIDAVLVKNKVNLTFDYFHERNQDIMIQPALPNIMGIRFPDFPIGIIENKGFDASLGYTDRIGDLEFSINGMISKANNKVIDRGEETQRFAYQARTGRPLDAIFGLQALGLFRDQTEIDASPTQTFGVVKPGDIKYKDQNGDNQIDAYDEVYLGQSNMPDLQYGAGLGLKYKGFDMNVLFTGQRGTQQNLTGEAIWEFHDNGTVREHHLGRFNPNDPASWENASYPRLSLSNKANNQRTSTYWLINGAMVRLKSMELGYTLPVSLTSRMRIEKIRFYVNGYNLLTWSSTDLMDTEARSSHYVIYPIQRIINGGLNVTF
- a CDS encoding RagB/SusD family nutrient uptake outer membrane protein — encoded protein: MKKSTLIFSIAALSAGVIFSCKRPLYVVPVEFKSAEDVFSDSARAEYFINNAYTDMPAEVSASYNWLDGNAMLASASDEAMHISTNKTTPSAAQRMSAGNWNPSNMRYYRASDGAGEIGSWLKWGGYHGNRKANTALKNAHLLPSTTSERFRNRFKGEALMIRAFQHWFMFQKWGGIPIVDKSFEASDDVLVPRSSVKSVIDFIVNSCDEASALFPNDPYTEPNEVGRIDRGTCMALKAKALLYAASPLYNRAGNDSLTSYGNVDITRWELAAKAAQDVVDLNWYQLYKPTANGQQNYQTLFTAWGAGTGNKELIFARLRTPNRDTENDNFPAGFTNAKGGTCPSQDLVDAYEMDNGTVFSWANAAQAKDPYLKRDPRFYASIIYNGAKYAKFANKTNYTFSTYDGGENATGLAKSETSYYLNKFMDYANVNPAGATGSAYHNWMYLRYAEVLLNLAEAGNEAGGPGYSAPGATNPLTPVAALDLIRARAGMPTVQASFTNRGLPLNQENLREFIRNERRIELAFEDHRYYDVRRWMIIEQLPKFIKGCQIIRAANGTFTYKPDIVVENKVFEIKHYFFPIPQTEVNRNPNMKQNPGW
- a CDS encoding SusC/RagA family TonB-linked outer membrane protein, whose translation is MKKILLIALLLFISLPQLWAQGKVITGKVIDSDGEILIGANVMEKGTTNRAITDPKGEFKLTLTSASPVLQISYVGYVTQELPIKGQAIVHITLNADATKLGEAVVVGYGTQKKASVVGAISQVKAEELQQSSTPNLSNAIAGRVSGVVTIMGNGKPGSDNAEIFIRGMATTNTTAPLVLVDGLEREWRQIDPIDIETFSVLKDASATAVYGVRGANGVILITTKRGTKGRPVLSISTQAAAQQSIRTPKYLDSYNFALLTNEALTNEGKPAEYSASDLEHYRLNNSPYTHPNNDYYNDFVRDASWQQMTNVNVRGGNEVLAYFISANHLHQEGIYKQFPNTQYNTNTNYERFSFRSNLDFTVNPTLKIGVDLTGRFEVRKRPNFGDDNGEDLFDKLRRLPPNWAPYLNPDGSLGGRSDESRLSPFALLSQYGNRERNTNVLEGAFTIKQDLGKILKGLSFRSLIGFNSSYQSRRDIVEKAALWEYNRFGSYIPNRAATEISISTGKGPGRRRESFEGALNYNRTFGDHAVTAMVLYQQSQYFDEAKVPTGYLGWVGRATYAYKNKYLFEVNAGYNGSKQFDPSRRYGFFPAVSAGWVPSEERFWKDNIHFMNYLKIRGSYGEIGNDQIGNFNYLYEQRYLYVPDSDGWKYVWGENAFGERGIVEGQPGNANVTWERAKKSNIGFDAKMLDSKISVTVDLFHENRRDILAIPYSVPLLFGMNNPQGTVRTDGQGLPPENIGRVTNKGIDMELGYSDKIGTFGYFIKGNFTYSRNVIDRIDEEGKKYDWQKIEGKQIGQHFGLTDMGLYSRNDFQLDGNGELLLEGGFPVLKKDIALPSYGVVYPGDIRYKDLNGDGIIDSYDVGAIGKGRVPQYIYGISFGANYANFDISVLFQGAGGADMYFKEDAVWEFFALGKVMEHHLGRYNPNDPSSWDKATYPRLHPSENTNNHQKSTYWLYSRNYIRLKNVEIGYNLPKSLLSRARFSSARLFVNGTNLISWDKMMNWDPESGSETGNSYPQFRTWNLGARISL